The genomic window CGTGGGATATTCATCTTCGCGCCGGCAGTCATCATTTTCATGATTTCGACGGTAGCCATGGGCAATCCATCGCTTAGTTTTTGGACTTCGGTGCGCATTCTGGCGATTTCTGCATGATTGAGGCTGCCATCTGCGTTTTTAAGGCTGCCGACTTGGCGAATCAGTCCCTGCATTGCATCTTCTTCTGACATGGCTGTATTGATGGCATGCCCTGCACCTTGCCTCATGGTGGCAGCCTTGCTACTTGTCCATGATGAGACACCCGATGCAATACCTGCGATGGCGGCGGCCTTGATTCGACTCTGTTGCCGTTTTTCCAGCTTTTCTAAGGCGGTGGACTGCTTTTCGATTTGGGCAGTAGTCTTCTGCATACGGGCGGCAATCTCTGCCTGCTCTTTTTCAAGGTTTTGTCCGGATACGCCAACTTTTTCCATGTGGTCTTTGTAGCGTTTTAGCTGCGCGGATTGTTTTTCGTATTCGTTATTCAGCCTTTCTCCTTCACGGGTCAGCTTTTTGAGTTCTGCCGCCTGTTTTTTTGTGGCAACGCCCGTTTTGTCGATTTCGGCAGTAAGACGGCTTGTGGCGGCAGAATTACGGATAATTTGCTCATTCAGACGGTTGAAATATTGTTCTGCCTTGCCGATTTTTACCAGTGCGGTTTGGGCGCGCTCGAGATCTCGCATTTCTTTTTTGTTTTTCGCCAATTCGCCCGACAGCCCGCTACTACTTTTTTTAATTCTGTCAAACGTTTTGCTTGCTTTGTCGGCGGCTTTGAGGATAATATTAATTGTCTTGTCTGTCATGGCTCGAGCTTTAAGATGAAACGGAAAATGAAAAATCAAATCTTGGCGGATTCGGTTTTGAATGCAGTCGATTCTGTCATTTGGTGGTATGGCGCATTATTTTGGCTTTTTGTTGCCGTCATTGCCCTTATGGTATGGATGCTTCCTTGATTATTTTGTCGATTGAAAAGGTCGTCTGAATTGATTTCAGACGACCTTTTTTATTGCCCTATATTTTCGGATTGAATCCGGTTTATTTCTTCTGCTTTTGCCGCCCAACTGTTTAACCTGTATAGGTTTTGTTCGGCAAACCAATCAATCGACCCTTTAAATGTGATTGCGCAGAGGGCGAGGGCATCGTCTATTGGGTAAAACTTTTGCGGATCGCCGTCAACGTCATCTTCCCAAATATCAGGGACGGAATTTATCAGCCGGCTGAAAGTGTCTGCTCGGTAGCGGAATCTTGGAAATAACCCAATTCCGCAAAGGCTTCCTGAATCTCTACTTTCGCTGACGGCGGTGCTGAAAAAAAATCTACGGCGGAGTTGAGGGCTTGCGCGTCCGCCATGCTGAATCCGCCATATTGAGCCATGCCGATTTTGGGCGTACTGATTTTTGAGAGCAGCTTTTGGATGGTTTCCGTGTGCTTGATTTTAATCAGGTCTTGCCCTAAGCCCGCCATGTCTTTGGCGAGCGGTTCGCGGAGGGTGTAGGCCGTGCCGTTTGATACGGTTACGATAATGGTGTTGTCCGGGTTGATTTTGATTTTGGGTTCTTGCTGCATTTTTTGCGCCTTTGAATTGATTGTTGTCGGTCGGGCTTTTGCTGCCCGACCTTTGCTTTTTGACGATTACAGACCTAATGCGTTGCGGATGCCGGCGCGAATGTCTTTACCGCCGATGACGAGTTTGTTTGCCATCAGGTCGCATTCGAAAATGACTTCGCCGTCAACTGTTTCTTTCCAGTAGGTCAGGGCGTACTTAAATGTCTGTTCGCCGCCTTCGCCTGCTTTGTCTTCGTTGCGTGTGGTCTCGATGATGCGTCCGCGGGCTTCGCCTACCAATGTTTGATAGGTTTCTTCGTCCTCTTTGTGCAACGCGCCTTGGTAACGCAGCAGGTTGCCATTAATTTTATGGCTGATTGATTTGAACAATTCGAGGTCAAAGCCCTTGCTTGTCAGCTCAAGCTCGAGTTTTTCAATGCCGTGAATGACTGTGTATTCACCCAGACCACCACCCGGCGTGTAGTCTTCGGTTTTGAATTTGATGTCGGGGCGTTTGACGGTCATCAGGACGCCGTCTTTGTTGAGGCCGTCGGTAAATACGTTAAAACTTTTGAGGATGCGTGGTAACTGCATTTGCTGTCCTTATACTGTGGTCGGTTTGATGTTTGACGCAAACTCGATGACGCGGTCGGTCAGGTTAACGATAAAGCGATCGGAGACGTGTTGGTTCAGTTCGATGTTTTCCAACGGCGGGGCGACGGTAAATTCGTAGTCAAATGCGAAGATGCCGTTTGATACGCGCTCTTTTTCGATTTTTTTCGGGTCGATGAATACCTGCGCGCCCAATAACCAACCTTTATAGACTTTTTCCGCCAGCTTCGCGTTGATTGTGTTGATGATGTCAATCATCAGGGAAGGATGCATCGGTTTATCCATTGCCCAGAGGAAACTTTCGGCGATGGTCTCTTTGATAATTGATGCAACACGGACTGTCGGCTCGAATGCCCAAATCGGATCTGCCGAGCATGTGCGGTTGCCCCATACGCGGAAACCTTTTTCGCGGATCAGGGTCGTTACGTCTAGGTTGTTGAGTGTGTTCGCATCTGAATTAATGTCCAACAGTCCGAAGCTGCGCGGTGATTTGATGGCGGACACGCCTTGAATCTCTGTATTAGATATTGATTTGTGCGGACCGATTTTTTCGTCAAGCATGGCGCGCGCGCCTAAGATTCGGGCAATAGTGGCAGCGGTCTGCGGCGTTCCGTTTGCGCCTGCCGTCATAAACTCATTGTCGATTAACATGAGATTATTTTGTCCAAAACCTTGGCGGTAGGTTTGCACTGCCGGAATCTCGTCAGCCCCTCCCGCAGAAGCATAGACGAATCCACCCAAGGCGTTGGCAGCCACGCACAATTCAGCGGTTACGTCGGCATCATCCAATTCTGGCGCACCGATAATCTTTGGCTTGAAGCCAGTACGGACAGGGGCTTGACGCAGGATTTTTGCGCCTTTAATTATTGCTGCTTTTTGTTCAGCGGGTTTTGCCGATGATGCTACGCGGACTACAACAATCTGCGCATCTGCTTGGTCATAGATGGCATCTAACGATTTTCCCAGCGTGCCTTTACTGCCGGCTTTTCCCAACAGACTGCCGACAGATGTAGCAAAAATCGGAGTATCCAGCGGAAAGGTCTTCGCGTCAGCATCTTCAGATGTAGCAACTAAGCCGATGATGTTGCTGGCAATGTCTGATACGGCGCGCGCACCGTGGGTATATTCGTTGGCAGTTACGCCATGCATTCGTTTTGCAGTCATATTTTTATCCTGTTTATGTCTTTCCTAATTTTTTTCCAATCGCCCTCTCTACTCAAGTATGATTTTTTTTTATCAGGTTTTTAAGGTCGTCTGAAACTATCTGACGACCTGTCCATTACTCTATTCCATACTTGACCATCAGTGCTTCTGCTTTTTTATTGGCATTTGAAACGTCTCCGCTCAAAAACTCGATACCCGCACCGATGGTGATGTTGCGTCCGGTATTACCGGCATGATTGATGCCGAATCTGATTTTGTTGTAGTCCTTGCCCGCTTTGATCGTCAGTGCGGCGACATACCATTTGCCGTACGCGTACATCGTGGTCGGGCTGACGACTTTGCCGTCAATGGTCAGGTCTTCGTTGGCGCGCAACTTGAAGCCTCCCGCCTCATTAGTAACGACCAAACCGTTATTGACGATGGCACTGTCTTTGAGAACGATTGCTGCGTATGCACTGCCGTCCGTGCCACCCGCTGAAATTTTGAATGGGAAAACTACCGCACTGTCTGACGTGCCGTCAGACTCGACGCCCTCGGTCTCGATATAGCGCACGCCTTTACCTTTACTGGTTGCTGCCATCATGACGCGGTGCCCGTCCTGCTCGCCAAACGCGCCAACCCAGCCTTCAGGTTCGCCCGCTCTTACAGCATTATTCTCAGTTTTGAGTTTTGATACACCATTGCTACCCAAAGCCTCAGTAGCCGTCGCTTCTACGCCGTCAAACGTAAATTTGATGGACGTTTCGGGCTTGGCCGCAGGCTGGCTTTGCGCCTGATCGCTATTTGTCAGTGGGTTAGCTGGCGTTACAGGTGCCGGTGTTGTCGGTGCCGGAGCCACAGGCGTTGTCGGCTGTGCAGTAGCCGTTGCGCCTTGTGAGCCACTGTCAGATTGCGGCGTGTTCGTAGGGCTTGGAGTAACCGTACCAGCTGCCTTCATAGCCGCCATCTCGGTCTTAAGGGCTTCAAGCTGCATCTCAAACGATTTTTGTTTGATGGCATCCAAGAAATCCTGTTGAGTCGTCGGCGCATAATTGCTATGCACACTAACAACTTTATCGCCGCGCAAACTGCTTCCGGTCCATACATCCAGTCTGTCTGTCATTTGGTCGTATTCGTAGTTCCCGAATACTTCGCACTTGTCCAATGCCCCGCCGTAAAAGCCGAATGAACCAATGCCGTCACGGTATTTCATGCTATTGCTAACATACGGGTCGCCGAAAGGTTTTTTAGCCTTTTCGACGCTCGAATATGGCGTAACGTCTGCATAGTTGCAAGCGATAGTAGCCCCGCGAAGATTGCCAATGGTAATTTGACGCGCAAAGTTGCCTTCAGGCGAGTTTTGAACATAATTTCGGGTAATCACGCTGCCAAGCATTGTACCGTGTCTTCCTTCAGCCCCTACCAACATTCCGTAGGTAAAGGTATTCACATACGCTTCAGCCGTAGCCCCAGACCCGCCGCCGCCTTCGATGGTAACGGTAGGCGGAACCATGTAACGGCTGCCAACGCGCTCAATACGAATTTCGATGACTTTGCCGTCTTTGATTTTGGCGCGTGCCTTGGCGTCATAGGCTTCATCGCCGCCGCCTGTGATTATCACTTTCGGCGGCGATGTATAACCGCTGCCGCCATTGGTTACTTTGATGTCCGAAATTTGATTCAAACCGTAAAAAGTACCGAAAGGCAGGGCAAAAGTGAACTGGTTGTTATCAATCACAAAATGGTTATGCCCAAAGTTGCAAATCAGTCCGCGCGGCGCATAAACGATATTGTCAGCCCAAACCTGATGGCAACGAAGCCACCATTTGCCAGCATCTTTACGGAATTTCACGCCTGATGCCCCGTTGATTGGATGCAAACCAAACAAGCCTGAAACAATCACATTGCCGCGAATTTCAATGTTACTGTCTTGATACGGGAATGAATACGGGTCGGCGGTGTCTTTACTGTTGCGCGGGTCTTTAGGGTTAATCAACTTACTTGCAAACAACTCTTCGATAACGGTTGACACGCCGTAATACATTGCGCGTCCGCTGTTATTGATGACCTTGACGTTATTGCCCGTATGAATATCCATGATTTTACGTTTACCAAGACCGAAAACGTTGTCATGGATGAAGACGTTATCTAACGGCAAATAACGGCTGGTACATTGCTGATAGCCCGGGTCGATTGAGGTAGTACCACCAATTCCTCGGACGTGCTCGAGGTGCGCGTCAGGGTGTCCGACGACGGAGTCAGGGGCATATATGCCGCAAAGCTCGTACCCGCTCGCACGAATAGCCTCAACCCCGCAAATATAGTTGTGGGTAAAGTACCCACCGGTGATT from Neisseria sp. DTU_2020_1000833_1_SI_GRL_NUU_006 includes these protein-coding regions:
- a CDS encoding phage major tail tube protein, producing the protein MQLPRILKSFNVFTDGLNKDGVLMTVKRPDIKFKTEDYTPGGGLGEYTVIHGIEKLELELTSKGFDLELFKSISHKINGNLLRYQGALHKEDEETYQTLVGEARGRIIETTRNEDKAGEGGEQTFKYALTYWKETVDGEVIFECDLMANKLVIGGKDIRAGIRNALGL
- a CDS encoding phage tail sheath subtilisin-like domain-containing protein, yielding MTAKRMHGVTANEYTHGARAVSDIASNIIGLVATSEDADAKTFPLDTPIFATSVGSLLGKAGSKGTLGKSLDAIYDQADAQIVVVRVASSAKPAEQKAAIIKGAKILRQAPVRTGFKPKIIGAPELDDADVTAELCVAANALGGFVYASAGGADEIPAVQTYRQGFGQNNLMLIDNEFMTAGANGTPQTAATIARILGARAMLDEKIGPHKSISNTEIQGVSAIKSPRSFGLLDINSDANTLNNLDVTTLIREKGFRVWGNRTCSADPIWAFEPTVRVASIIKETIAESFLWAMDKPMHPSLMIDIINTINAKLAEKVYKGWLLGAQVFIDPKKIEKERVSNGIFAFDYEFTVAPPLENIELNQHVSDRFIVNLTDRVIEFASNIKPTTV